A stretch of DNA from Babesia bovis T2Bo chromosome 2, whole genome shotgun sequence:
TGATGCTGTTTCTTACTTGGAAAGTAGGTTCTAGTGTtctaaatatatatactacagCGCTATCGTCCTCTATCTGGATTTCGTGGAGAGTTCAATAGCTACTTTTTGTTACAAGCCATTgccttttgttttatgGCTATGTTGGTATCACGCCTAAGAGTATTGGCACTTCCATTATTGTGCGTTTTTGCAGGGTATCTCATGCAAATATTCCGTTTAGGACGTTGGAGATACAGGTAGGCGGAATTAGTGACGTATAATTTGATGGTAGTCGTATCGCTACAATTTTGGCTGCATCGATTGCTATAGCACCTTATTGGAATACATTACCGGTTTCTGAAATACGTGCGCCACCATTTGGCGAGCTGTATAACAATAGAGAGCTTAAGGACCTTATTACTTGGGTGAACCGTTTTGTGGAGCCTGGTACACCCCTTTTGTCCGATATGCCTACATCAAGCGCTTTAAGAGCAGCCACAAAGATGCGAACAGTTATAAACCCACAGTATGAGCACGTATCACTCAGACGTAAGACACACTTTTTCTATACATTAGGTGACTGCAATGATGCCAGATGGTTCGGTGAGAAGATGCGTGAATGGTATCATACAGAGATTGTGGTAGTGCCAACTAAGTTTTGTGCGATACCGCATACAGGAGGTCCTTATGGAGTACAATTACTTCTATCTTTAAATCCGCTGGGTACATGCCCTCCAAATACATCATATGCCAGGCGGCTATGCAATCGTTTATGGGCCGGTGATCCTCATTTTGAACAACTTTTTAGCAACGAAAGGTATTTAGTGTTTAGATATAAAGGTATAATTGCTTCTGACGGAGACATATCATGGAAGGTGATGCATCAGCTAGACCATTACAAACCATGGATTCATAAATACGCCATATTGGATAATGAACTAGGACCTAGGCAGATTGCGTCTACAGCCCATGCTTTGAAAGCACATTTCAATTCACCTGTTGTGTTTCCATTGTTGTCATATGGGCTTAAGGCATTTGACAACAATAACCTCATGTTACGTCTATACGCCGAAACCATGGACTTCGACTTGGGTATGTTTGAAGATGCGAAAAGGCACTACAACATATTATTCAAGCGCATGAAATCACGCTGCGAGTCACTGGAAGACTTTGACGTATATTCGGTATATTTAAGCCACATGTTAGAGACTGGCTCCGGAGAAGCCACGGAGATCCTTGATGTTATTGAAGCAAGCAGCAATTGCCTGAATTTAAAGTTTCCGCGTACTTACGGCAATGCTCTCTGTGAATATTCGGTTACAGTACTAAAGGCGTTCAACGACACATTCGATTCGAATCGCGCCGCCGTGAGGAACCTTGCCGCTCGTTTTTTCCTTCAATCACAGGTAATTTATATTGTAcaattaatatatatttaaaaggCAATCAACTATCAAAACCCATGTTTTTTCAAAAACTACACCATGTTTAACGCAGTTGATCTGAGCACACTAGATGTGTTGATCATGTTCCTAACCAACAACTAATGTAGTACCACTATTGGGAAAAAAtaattttattatatttatatattttatgcATGATGGCTGAATATACTAGGTTAGTTTACATAATATCTGCCTTGACCTTTAACAGGAAGAGCCATCACGCTCTGCTGCAGAGCCAGCAACAGATTCTAGCTCAAGACAGCCATACAGCAGGCTCTTTTTCAATACAAGATGAGTTGGCTGTGTCTAGCAAGTCTACCGaggtttgttttttatGATTTGTTACGGGGGCCTATATAAATTGCAGAACTCACGTGTCCTATCCTTGCGATACGGACCAGATGGACGTCCAGAGTTTGATGCTGTAGTTCGTCAAGGGGTTCGCGATGGGAAGATCGTTTATTCAAAGCCCAGTGATCAGCGGGAGAAGCATTTTAGCCAGAGTGACCTTGCGCGTCCTTCTGATGACGATATTAACAAGAATTTAGATCGAACACGTGAAGCATTAGACATGGCATTAACGCGTAGAAGGCAACAGAACTCGGCTACTTCAGGTCCGAGAAGTGAGGCCGAGATCATTAAGTACACGCCTAGTCAACAATCTTCTAAGACTATCAATCAGCGTCTAATTAAAATGGTGGAGAAGGAAACTGACCCATTAGAGCCATctagatatcgcaatagGAAGCTTCCTGCCTCAGCTCCATCACCACCTCCACCATTGCAACATTCACCACCTCGCAAATTGACCAAAGAAGACCAATTGGCTTGGAAGATACCACCGTGTATCAGCAATTGGAAGAATTCTAAGGGTTACACCATACCAATTGACAAGCGTGTTCAAGCAGATGGTCGTCGTCTGCAGGAGGTGTTCGTTAATGAGAAATTCGCTGTATTCGGCGAGAGTCTTTCCTTGGCAGAACGTACTGCTCGTGAAGAGGTTAGGTTGCGTAACGAGGCTCATCGGATGGAGAAGTTGAAGGAAGCTCAGGAGAAGGAAGAGCAGCTTCGTGCATTAGCTGCACGTGCTAGAGAGGAACGATCACGAATGGGTTTGGATAGTGAGTTACAGGCAGCTGAGTTGGAGCGTAAGCGTGAAATTGAGCGTGAGATGCGTTTAGAACGCGCTGGCAAGAAGATTAAAGCGGCTGCTGCTAGGGATAGGGATATTACTGAACGTGTAGCTTTGGGCCAACCAGTTCCTAGTAAGCTTTCTGATGCCCATGACACCAGACTTCTCAATACTGCTGCTGGCATCGATTCTGGCTTCGATGGTGGTGAGGATGAGAATTACAACATTTATGACAAGCCACTATTTGCTGACAGGAGTATTGTcggtatatatcaacattcAAGTGAGCGTTTCCAGCAGTCGCTGGGTGTAAATGAAGCTATGCGTGTACCTTCATTCGCTAATGCAACTATGGTTCAGAGAACGACCCCTGTGGAGTTTGTCAAGGAAACCGCGGATCCATTTGGTTTAGGTACATTGTTAGACAAAGCCAAGAAAGAGTAGTCAATCTAAAGCACTGTcatgtatattttattacAACTATTTTTTAATCGCTATATTTTCTAACGGTGAATAGTATTGATTATTTCTAGTTTCGACACTATTTCGCGCGAATTTTTTCATGGCAAGGGAATAATGCCTTGTGACGGTGCGGCCATGCATCTTCAGCAAGCCGCAAATGTAGCATTTATGTCCATCAACCATATCCAGTAAGCTAGTCGGCATTATTAACCTATGTCACGGAAACTTTATCTACTACGTTTAAGTAAAAGGTATTTCGTCCTTCGTGACCTTCTTGACTCTTCGGAACGACGGCGGTAGTATTTCCATATAAAAGATACGGACATTATTATTCCAGTTATAGCGATAAACCAAGCCGTTCCAATATACTTCATAATGTTTATAACAATCGCTGCGATCCACTGCAGAGCCGTTCCTATTACCAATAAGAAATTGCGCATACCtaagatatacaacaagGCTGCTGCATTACAGAAACATAAGTAATAAAAGGTTCTTATGTTTTTGGCCTTGAACAACAACATGGTACATATAATGCATACGATCATAGCAAAGAAAGTAGTCATCTTCGGCAGGCGTATCATCAGTTTATCTCGTATATTGGGATATAGTTGCGTTTTTAGCCAATTGCCAACCACGGCAGTTAATAACATGTCACTGTCCAATTTAAGGGCATGAAGTGCCTTGGAACTATCTTTGAGCATGATATTTTTCATTTGTTGATGTATCTTTTCATCAGTGACACTGTTTACAATATTCATATCCATAATTTTCTTCATTTCATCAAGAGCCTTTTCAGGTCTTAACAATTGTATCAAGCTTTTGGACTGTGGGAAAATATGTTTCCTTACATACCAGTAAAGGTGCGATTCAAGCTGGTAGTAATGGTAGACATTATTCACACGTTCCATAGCTTCTTCCTGCATTAGTTTAAATTCCTTGTGAAAGTGCTTCAATATGCTTTCGTCATTTTCTTCTAGTACTCTTTGCTTCATTGCATCGATCATTTGATTGAACTTTTCGTGTAACTTCTTTGCAGTTTTATGAGAGCCACAGTATAAACCGTTGATCTCTTTCAGTCCCATGTATCGTATATACTCAACCCCAAGTGACATGAGCTGCGTAGGGGCGGGTCTCACTGGGAGTAGTTTCTGTAGCTTGCCGTCAAACGTTCTTTTGAAtttttgtgttatatgCTCTATAGAATCTTTACAAACGTCATTCCAGTGATCCCTGCTTTCCTTGACTAACAATGCCATCTGCTGCTGCAAGAACGCAACTGTGGGATCATTGAACCGTTTTATTGAGCTAAAGTCACCAATTTCACTTTTGAAAACATCATCTACAGTTTTAATCCACGATTGCAAAGATGATTCATATTTTTCATATGTAACTTTGTACTTATCTAAATCATTTCGATCTGCATCGGCGATAAAACAGCCTATGGCATGCCTGGCGGCTTCCTGGAATTTCATATTTATTTCATTATCATTTTCCGTTTTGAGGTCATCTATTTGGCTATTTATAAATTCATTCatatctatatatacttgcTTGCAAGCTTCGCTGTCAGAGTACTTGATGCCAGCTTCATCTATCGCTGAGGTGTATATCTCCAGTAATTTTTGTTTGCTACTTTCGAACTCTTCGATAACTTTAGGCAATACAGGCAGTTTAAATCCTTCAATACGCATGCGTATAACATTTCTCACATGGGCAACTTTTGAGGAACAATAATCCATCGTTATCCTATGGAGCTGCTGTAACAAATGCGAGTATATCCCGTGTACTCTTTTGTCATAGTCACCCTTAAGCTGTTGGTACATCATCGGATTTAGGTCGTACTGGAGATTTATGGCCAGCAGATGCGAATACTTTGGGGATATAACACCGTTGAAAATTTCGAATTCCTTTTCCAGTGGTATGGGA
This window harbors:
- a CDS encoding SKIP/SNW domain of chromatin family protein, which translates into the protein MMAEYTRKSHHALLQSQQQILAQDSHTAGSFSIQDELAVSSKSTENSRVLSLRYGPDGRPEFDAVVRQGVRDGKIVYSKPSDQREKHFSQSDLARPSDDDINKNLDRTREALDMALTRRRQQNSATSGPRSEAEIIKYTPSQQSSKTINQRLIKMVEKETDPLEPSRYRNRKLPASAPSPPPPLQHSPPRKLTKEDQLAWKIPPCISNWKNSKGYTIPIDKRVQADGRRLQEVFVNEKFAVFGESLSLAERTAREEVRLRNEAHRMEKLKEAQEKEEQLRALAARAREERSRMGLDSELQAAELERKREIEREMRLERAGKKIKAAAARDRDITERVALGQPVPSKLSDAHDTRLLNTAAGIDSGFDGGEDENYNIYDKPLFADRSIVGIYQHSSERFQQSLGVNEAMRVPSFANATMVQRTTPVEFVKETADPFGLGTLLDKAKKE
- a CDS encoding Guanylate-binding protein N-terminal domain family protein, with protein sequence MVVVIAKSPSCRFGRVHTLIKALLFLITFFCVTFKHTESLVSTISTKGFASFDEVHADVNPQNDANELAEYCIAGARSSGQPVQLVRPLTNRLGIELVPEGLQLLASLQKPIAVVSAVGNIKTGKSSLLNVLNENTFCANGEHINGFATNDRVEPLTRGIWIWSAPVEVDCSLVQQLSDKKYSQTGVFDHLVVKITSLFEGQLKASLVDKVNINASDCLYKKINVVFMDIEGFNATDGFQKYDEALFTIAAALSTELIYLNHRIIDAADIIQLQRMLQSASHTLVNMYKSLSNVPSVKMQLGKDGKGYSGIDIVKQGEKATEIFTEEPNTNANQISDAESLNFSDMLLELQKSANLTLAVQGFDFKLNYTALDYVNSVVNQKRYDISYGDQKSFYDYLEQTRTSFVKLIQQDGNADPDQVVADILTKLTSKYKYSIPHLFGSVDALLTSRPCAYYGGCKKGDLHKEYLDSIKNYKMRLYKRSVSCPKKRISTVQQSLTLMTGEDLGHVLAHLIKILNYSMQHDVEISGEDSKITRARLVVHDLVELYSADLLGFINKTPIPLEKEFEIFNGVISPKYSHLLAINLQYDLNPMMYQQLKGDYDKRVHGIYSHLLQQLHRITMDYCSSKVAHVRNVIRMRIEGFKLPVLPKVIEEFESSKQKLLEIYTSAIDEAGIKYSDSEACKQVYIDMNEFINSQIDDLKTENDNEINMKFQEAARHAIGCFIADADRNDLDKYKVTYEKYESSLQSWIKTVDDVFKSEIGDFSSIKRFNDPTVAFLQQQMALLVKESRDHWNDVCKDSIEHITQKFKRTFDGKLQKLLPVRPAPTQLMSLGVEYIRYMGLKEINGLYCGSHKTAKKLHEKFNQMIDAMKQRVLEENDESILKHFHKEFKLMQEEAMERVNNVYHYYQLESHLYWYVRKHIFPQSKSLIQLLRPEKALDEMKKIMDMNIVNSVTDEKIHQQMKNIMLKDSSKALHALKLDSDMLLTAVVGNWLKTQLYPNIRDKLMIRLPKMTTFFAMIVCIICTMLLFKAKNIRTFYYLCFCNAAALLYILGMRNFLLVIGTALQWIAAIVINIMKYIGTAWFIAITGIIMSVSFIWKYYRRRSEESRRSRRTKYLLLKRSR